In Balearica regulorum gibbericeps isolate bBalReg1 chromosome 2, bBalReg1.pri, whole genome shotgun sequence, one DNA window encodes the following:
- the ODF1 gene encoding outer dense fiber protein 1 — protein MSSHNHLLEDAKWDLRQVERKVQRQMRLLDLHLQQLHEELPASCLRSLPPRPCCLRPPHSCPWERRALPARLDVEQELGSVQRRLNRMLNSSHDHKLLALMDVEGFDPKEVTVTVKDGKVKVSAEHEEEHTTARGKEYNYRNITREISLPPRVSEDEVTYSLEPNSIIKIETACKCYPCLLRR, from the exons ATGTCATCACACAATCACCTTTTGGAAGACGCCAAGTGGGATTTGAGGCAGGTGGAGAGAAAGGTGCAGAGGCAGATGAGGCTGCTGGACCTgcacctgcagcagctccacgAGGAGCTGCCTGCATCCTGCCTGCGCAGCCTGCCCCCGCGCCCCTGCTGCCTGCGCCCACCCCACTCCTGCCCCTGGGAGAGAAGGGCCCTCCCCGCAAGGCTGGATGTGGAGCAAGAACTGGGCAG CGTACAAAGAAGGCTTAACAGGATGTTGAACTCCTCCCATGATCACAAGCTTTTGGCTTTGATGGATGTGGAAGGTTTTGACCCCAAGGAAGTCACTGTAACAGTGAAAGACGGGAAGGTGAAGGTGTCAGCGGAGCACGAGGAGGAGCACACCACTGCAAGAGGGAAGGAGTATAACTACAGAAACATCACAAGGGAAATCAGCCTGCCACCAAGGGTGAGTGAGGATGAGGTGACCTACTCGCTGGAACCAAATAGCATCATAAAGATCGAAACAGCGTGCAAGTGCTACCCTTGTCTCCTGAGacgctga